In a single window of the Anaerocolumna cellulosilytica genome:
- a CDS encoding response regulator transcription factor, translating into MGKKVLVVDDEKLIVKGIRFSLEQDGMEVDCAYDGEEALEAAKKKEYDVILLDVMLPKITGFEVCQQIREFSNMPIIMLTAKGDDMDKILGLEYGADDYITKPFNILEVKARIKAIMRRSTKKAAEVQAKVITFEELKIDCESRRVYVSGKEVNLTAKEFDLLELLIFNPNKVYSRENLLNTVWGYDYPGDVRTVDVHIRRLREKIEDNPSEPKYIHTKWGVGYFFQN; encoded by the coding sequence GTGGGAAAAAAGGTGCTTGTTGTTGACGATGAAAAATTAATCGTGAAAGGAATACGGTTCAGCTTGGAACAAGACGGCATGGAAGTGGACTGTGCCTATGATGGTGAAGAGGCTTTAGAAGCAGCCAAAAAAAAGGAGTACGATGTAATCCTTTTGGATGTCATGCTGCCTAAAATAACTGGTTTTGAGGTATGCCAGCAGATTAGGGAATTTTCTAATATGCCTATTATCATGCTTACAGCAAAAGGCGATGATATGGATAAAATCTTAGGTTTGGAATACGGTGCTGATGACTATATAACAAAACCATTTAATATTTTGGAAGTAAAAGCCAGAATTAAGGCAATTATGAGACGAAGTACAAAAAAGGCGGCTGAGGTTCAGGCCAAGGTTATAACCTTTGAGGAGCTAAAAATTGACTGTGAAAGCCGCAGGGTATATGTCAGTGGTAAAGAAGTTAATTTAACAGCTAAGGAATTCGATTTACTGGAGTTATTAATATTCAATCCCAATAAGGTATATAGCAGGGAAAACTTACTAAATACGGTCTGGGGTTATGATTATCCGGGGGACGTAAGGACTGTGGATGTTCATATCCGTAGATTGCGTGAAAAGATTGAAGATAATCCGAGTGAGCCAAAATATATACATACAAAATGGGGTGTTGGCTATTTTTTCCAAAATTAA
- a CDS encoding helix-hairpin-helix domain-containing protein — MKQKKYLKTGLMILFIFMSGIFYSCKENNQQSTQLSIKSLEESFDTVNAEEDAKDMDEDSISVLEQSDITANKSGEESIKNIEDQELIYVHLCGEVKNPDVYQVEKGTRLFDIIKLAGGLTEEAAGEYVNQAAVLTDGQQVYIPSRAEVKDKSLYMNSQVASEKDTSKVNINTADINELMTLPGIGEAKAESILNYRQEHGDFKAIEDIKNISGIKDSAFNKIKDKIIVK, encoded by the coding sequence ATGAAACAAAAGAAGTATTTAAAAACCGGACTTATGATTCTTTTTATATTTATGTCCGGAATATTCTATAGCTGTAAAGAGAATAATCAGCAAAGCACTCAGCTGTCTATAAAGAGTCTTGAGGAATCTTTTGATACCGTTAATGCGGAAGAAGATGCTAAGGATATGGACGAAGACAGTATATCTGTCTTGGAACAATCAGATATTACTGCAAATAAATCTGGGGAAGAATCTATAAAGAATATAGAAGACCAGGAATTAATCTATGTTCATTTATGTGGCGAAGTCAAAAATCCCGATGTATATCAGGTAGAAAAAGGCACAAGGTTGTTTGATATAATTAAGCTTGCAGGCGGGCTTACAGAAGAAGCAGCAGGGGAATATGTAAACCAGGCAGCAGTCCTTACAGACGGACAGCAGGTTTATATACCTTCTAGGGCAGAGGTAAAGGACAAAAGCCTTTATATGAATTCGCAGGTTGCGAGTGAAAAGGATACTTCCAAAGTGAATATAAATACAGCCGATATCAATGAACTAATGACCTTGCCCGGAATTGGTGAAGCAAAGGCTGAGAGCATACTCAATTATAGACAGGAACATGGAGACTTTAAAGCTATTGAAGATATAAAAAATATTAGTGGAATAAAGGATTCTGCCTTCAATAAAATTAAAGATAAGATAATTGTTAAATAG
- a CDS encoding DMT family transporter, producing MGFIIAIISGALMSIQGVFNTGVTKETSIWVSSSFVQFTALIVCVAAWFITGREGSFLGIFKVENKYMLLGGAIGAFITYTVIKSVDTLGPAKAIMIIVTAQLLTAYVIELFGMFGTEQVKFQWRKLIGLVLVIGGIFTFKWE from the coding sequence ATGGGCTTTATTATTGCTATTATATCGGGAGCTTTAATGAGTATTCAGGGTGTATTTAATACCGGGGTGACAAAGGAAACCAGTATATGGGTATCCTCAAGTTTTGTACAATTTACTGCACTCATTGTTTGCGTTGCAGCCTGGTTTATAACAGGAAGGGAAGGCAGCTTCTTAGGTATCTTTAAAGTTGAGAACAAGTATATGCTTTTAGGAGGAGCAATAGGCGCTTTTATAACTTATACCGTTATAAAAAGTGTAGATACCCTGGGCCCGGCAAAAGCTATTATGATAATTGTTACCGCACAGCTTTTAACAGCTTATGTTATTGAATTATTTGGTATGTTCGGTACGGAACAGGTTAAGTTCCAATGGCGTAAATTAATCGGGCTGGTGCTAGTAATCGGAGGGATATTTACCTTTAAATGGGAATGA
- a CDS encoding aspartate aminotransferase family protein has protein sequence MEKQEYITKAEALLMHTYNRYQLVLDKGEGVYLYDTDGKSYLDFAAGIAVFALGYGNEKYNKALKEQIDKLLHTSNLYYNVPAVNAAEKFTKASGMDRVFFTNSGTEAIEGAVKLARKYYYKKHGRADSEIISMEHSFHGRSLGALSVTGQPKYREAFEPLIGGTVFAEFNNLESVMNQVNERTCAILVEPVQGEGGLFPAKEAFLKGLRALCDQKDILLIFDEIQCGMGRTGTMFAYEAYGVKPDIIASAKALGCGVPVGAFGAVEKAANAFLPGDHGTTYGGNPFATAAVNKVFELYEEMNLLTHVKEVSDYLEHALDTLKQKYSIITDRRGKGLMQGLEFKCTVNDIILKAMDKGLIIISAGANVLRFVPPLIITKEQIDDMTAVLESILLENS, from the coding sequence ATGGAGAAGCAGGAATATATTACGAAAGCAGAAGCCTTGTTAATGCATACGTATAATAGATACCAGCTGGTTTTAGATAAGGGTGAAGGGGTATATCTTTATGACACAGATGGAAAAAGCTATCTGGATTTTGCAGCAGGAATAGCAGTGTTTGCACTAGGGTATGGTAATGAAAAATATAATAAAGCCCTAAAAGAACAGATTGATAAGCTTTTACATACTTCCAACCTGTACTATAATGTTCCTGCTGTAAATGCAGCTGAGAAGTTTACGAAAGCCTCTGGAATGGACCGTGTCTTCTTTACCAACAGCGGTACGGAAGCCATTGAAGGTGCAGTGAAACTGGCAAGAAAGTATTATTATAAAAAACATGGAAGAGCTGATAGTGAAATTATATCCATGGAACATTCCTTTCATGGAAGAAGCTTGGGAGCTTTGTCCGTAACCGGACAGCCAAAATACAGAGAAGCTTTTGAACCGCTCATCGGAGGAACTGTTTTTGCTGAATTTAATAACTTAGAAAGTGTTATGAATCAGGTGAATGAGAGAACTTGTGCTATTCTTGTGGAACCAGTTCAGGGAGAAGGAGGTCTGTTTCCTGCTAAAGAGGCATTTTTAAAAGGTCTAAGAGCGTTGTGTGATCAAAAAGATATTCTGTTAATTTTTGATGAAATACAATGTGGCATGGGAAGAACCGGCACTATGTTTGCTTATGAGGCTTACGGCGTTAAGCCGGATATTATAGCCTCTGCTAAGGCTCTTGGATGCGGTGTTCCGGTAGGAGCTTTCGGAGCTGTAGAAAAAGCTGCGAATGCCTTTCTGCCCGGTGACCATGGCACTACTTATGGCGGCAATCCCTTTGCTACAGCTGCGGTTAATAAGGTATTTGAACTATATGAAGAGATGAATTTATTAACACACGTAAAAGAGGTCTCAGACTATCTGGAACATGCACTTGATACTTTAAAACAAAAGTATTCCATCATAACGGACAGAAGAGGAAAGGGGCTTATGCAGGGGTTGGAATTTAAATGTACGGTAAATGATATAATCTTAAAGGCAATGGATAAAGGATTAATCATTATTTCAGCAGGAGCAAATGTTTTAAGATTCGTTCCGCCTCTTATTATTACAAAAGAACAGATTGATGATATGACGGCTGTTCTGGAAAGTATCCTTCTGGAAAATTCATAG
- the argB gene encoding acetylglutamate kinase, which yields MDQILIKAQTLIEALPYIQKFNKKKVVVKYGGSAMLDADLQLNVIKDVALLKLIGMQPIIVHGGGKEISKWVSLLGHESKFVEGFRVTDEETMEVAEMVLGKVNKGLVQMIEQLGVKAVGISGKDGATLKVEKKYVSGQDIGYVGNITEVNTELINTLIDNNFVPVIAPIGLDDDFHAYNINADDAACAVASAIGAEKLAFLTDIEGVYTDPTDKNTLISVLTLDKADELIQDGFIGGGMLPKLKNCIDAVRNGVSRVHILDGRMEHCLLLEFFTNRGIGTAIINNESILFEHEKVQ from the coding sequence ATGGATCAAATATTAATAAAGGCGCAAACCCTTATTGAAGCGTTGCCTTATATACAAAAATTCAATAAGAAAAAGGTTGTAGTAAAATACGGTGGAAGTGCTATGCTAGATGCCGATTTACAACTTAATGTCATAAAAGATGTGGCACTTCTAAAGCTTATAGGAATGCAGCCCATCATAGTCCACGGAGGCGGTAAGGAAATCAGTAAGTGGGTCAGCCTTCTCGGACATGAATCAAAATTTGTGGAGGGCTTTCGGGTAACTGACGAAGAAACCATGGAAGTGGCAGAGATGGTATTAGGTAAGGTGAATAAAGGACTGGTACAAATGATAGAACAGCTTGGAGTAAAAGCGGTTGGTATCAGCGGAAAAGACGGTGCGACTCTAAAAGTAGAGAAAAAGTATGTGAGCGGTCAGGACATAGGATATGTAGGTAATATTACAGAGGTTAATACAGAGTTGATAAATACCCTGATTGACAATAATTTTGTACCGGTTATAGCTCCGATTGGGTTAGATGATGATTTTCATGCTTACAATATTAACGCCGATGATGCAGCTTGTGCAGTAGCCTCTGCCATTGGTGCGGAAAAACTTGCCTTTTTAACAGATATTGAAGGAGTGTATACAGATCCAACCGATAAGAATACATTGATTTCAGTACTGACGCTTGATAAAGCAGATGAATTGATACAGGATGGTTTCATCGGAGGAGGTATGCTTCCAAAATTAAAAAACTGTATTGATGCTGTAAGAAACGGTGTATCCAGAGTACATATTCTGGACGGCAGAATGGAACATTGCCTCTTGTTAGAATTTTTTACAAACCGTGGTATTGGTACAGCCATTATCAATAACGAAAGCATTTTATTTGAACACGAAAAAGTCCAGTAG
- the argJ gene encoding bifunctional glutamate N-acetyltransferase/amino-acid acetyltransferase ArgJ, whose protein sequence is MNKIEGGVTVAQGFKAAGIYAGIKKKKKDMALIYSTVPAVSAGTFTTNLVKAAPVLWDLKLIKERETAQAVVLNSGVANACTGEEGEKNNYKMALAVANALNIPVETVLTASTGVIGQQMPIKVIEEGSKILADSLEDSLIGGLLAAEAIMTTDTYAKECAVTFQIGDTTVTLGGMAKGSGMIHPNMATMLGVVTTDLAITKELLQEALSADVKDSFNMVSVDRDTSTNDSLILLANGQAGNPVITEKNEDYLTFCKALHFVTTELAKKMAADGEGANKLFECIVYGAKDKEQAVSLSKSIITSNLVKTAICGNDANWGRILCAMGYAGVEFDPYKVDLFIESSAGKLKLVEDGMATAYDEEFATKILSQKEVRASADIKMGNYSATAWGCDLTYDYIKINGDYRS, encoded by the coding sequence ATGAATAAAATAGAAGGCGGTGTAACAGTTGCACAAGGCTTTAAGGCAGCAGGAATTTATGCCGGTATAAAAAAGAAAAAAAAAGATATGGCCTTAATATATAGTACGGTTCCCGCGGTTTCAGCCGGAACCTTTACTACAAACCTTGTGAAAGCAGCACCGGTACTTTGGGATTTGAAGCTGATAAAGGAAAGAGAGACGGCACAGGCAGTTGTGTTAAACAGCGGTGTTGCGAATGCCTGTACAGGTGAAGAAGGTGAGAAGAATAATTATAAGATGGCACTTGCTGTAGCGAATGCCCTGAACATACCAGTAGAAACCGTATTAACGGCCTCTACCGGAGTAATTGGTCAGCAAATGCCTATTAAAGTAATTGAGGAGGGAAGCAAGATTCTTGCAGATTCCCTAGAAGACAGCTTAATTGGCGGTTTGTTGGCAGCAGAAGCTATAATGACTACAGATACGTATGCAAAAGAATGTGCGGTTACCTTCCAAATTGGAGATACCACGGTAACACTTGGGGGAATGGCAAAAGGTTCCGGTATGATTCATCCTAATATGGCTACCATGCTGGGGGTGGTAACCACAGATTTAGCGATTACAAAAGAGTTGTTGCAGGAAGCTCTTAGTGCAGATGTAAAAGACAGCTTTAACATGGTGTCTGTTGATAGGGATACCTCAACCAACGATTCTTTAATTCTTTTGGCGAACGGACAGGCAGGAAATCCTGTTATTACGGAAAAGAATGAAGATTACCTTACTTTTTGTAAAGCACTGCATTTTGTAACAACAGAATTGGCGAAAAAAATGGCGGCTGATGGAGAAGGTGCTAACAAATTATTTGAATGTATTGTATATGGTGCAAAAGATAAGGAACAGGCTGTTAGCTTAAGTAAATCTATCATCACCTCGAACCTTGTAAAAACAGCTATTTGCGGAAATGATGCCAACTGGGGCAGAATTCTTTGTGCCATGGGCTATGCAGGGGTAGAATTTGACCCTTATAAAGTAGATTTGTTTATTGAAAGTTCAGCCGGAAAGCTTAAGCTGGTAGAAGATGGAATGGCAACGGCGTATGATGAAGAATTTGCAACTAAAATATTGTCTCAAAAGGAAGTCAGGGCATCTGCAGATATAAAAATGGGTAATTATAGTGCTACTGCCTGGGGGTGTGACTTAACCTACGATTATATAAAAATTAATGGAGATTACCGTTCTTAA
- a CDS encoding Maf family protein → MYKVILASGSPRRREILQQAGIEFVIKTSNKEEVTDSTTPEEMVKALALQKAEDVLGEADEDTIIIGADTLVAIDNRVLGKPDSKEAAKEMLIALQGKRHQVYTGVAVLVRQSNRKEKDKKISFSEVSQVWVQPMEEEEIEAYIATGEPFDKAGGYGIQGKFAVHIEKIEGDYLNIVGFPIAKLYTVLKEEGIDILRL, encoded by the coding sequence ATGTATAAAGTAATATTGGCATCAGGTTCACCCAGAAGAAGAGAAATATTGCAACAGGCAGGAATAGAATTTGTTATCAAAACCAGCAATAAAGAGGAAGTTACAGATTCCACTACCCCGGAAGAGATGGTTAAAGCGCTTGCTTTACAAAAGGCTGAGGATGTGTTAGGAGAAGCAGATGAGGATACCATTATAATTGGAGCAGATACTTTGGTAGCCATTGATAACAGAGTATTAGGAAAGCCGGATTCTAAAGAAGCTGCTAAGGAAATGCTTATAGCTTTGCAGGGTAAGAGGCATCAGGTCTACACAGGTGTGGCAGTACTTGTTAGACAAAGCAATAGGAAAGAAAAGGACAAGAAAATTTCTTTTTCTGAGGTTAGCCAAGTTTGGGTACAGCCTATGGAAGAGGAAGAGATTGAAGCCTATATAGCCACCGGCGAGCCCTTTGATAAGGCAGGAGGATATGGTATACAGGGAAAATTTGCAGTTCATATTGAGAAAATTGAAGGTGATTATTTAAATATTGTAGGATTTCCCATTGCAAAATTATACACTGTCTTAAAAGAGGAAGGGATAGATATTCTTAGACTATAA
- a CDS encoding argininosuccinate synthase translates to MKEKVILAYSGGLDTTMIIPWLKENYDYEVVCVCIDVGQGNELDGLEERAKLSGATKLYIENVVDEFVDEYVMPCVKAGAVYENKYLLGTSMARPVIAKRLVEIARLENATAICHGATGKGNDQVRFELGIKALAPDLKIIAPWRIWDVSSREEEIEYCKNHGIDLPFSADNSYSRDRNLWHISHEGLELEDPANAPDYNHLLVLGVAPEKAPNESETITLTFKKGIPVSLNGKELKPSAIIDELNKIGGKHGIGIVDIVENRVVGMKSRGVYETPGGTILMEAHAQLEELILDRATLTCKKEIGNKFADVVYEGKWFTPLREALQAFVDVTQEYVTGEVKIKLYKGNIIKQGTTSPYSLYNESIASFTTGDLYDHHDAEGFINLFGLSLKVRAMKMAAAEADNNK, encoded by the coding sequence ATGAAAGAAAAAGTAATTCTCGCTTATTCCGGGGGACTAGATACAACCATGATTATTCCATGGCTAAAAGAAAATTATGACTATGAGGTTGTATGTGTATGTATAGACGTAGGACAGGGCAATGAACTGGATGGTCTTGAAGAAAGAGCAAAATTATCCGGTGCTACAAAGCTTTATATTGAAAACGTAGTGGATGAATTCGTAGACGAATATGTTATGCCATGTGTAAAAGCAGGTGCCGTATATGAAAATAAATATCTATTAGGAACATCCATGGCAAGACCTGTTATTGCCAAACGCCTTGTTGAAATTGCAAGACTTGAAAATGCCACTGCTATTTGTCACGGTGCTACCGGTAAAGGTAATGACCAGGTGCGTTTTGAACTTGGTATTAAAGCTTTGGCTCCTGATTTAAAAATTATTGCACCTTGGAGAATCTGGGATGTTTCCTCCAGGGAAGAAGAAATTGAGTATTGTAAGAACCATGGCATTGATCTTCCTTTTTCCGCTGATAATAGCTACAGCCGTGACAGAAACCTATGGCATATCAGTCATGAAGGACTGGAACTTGAAGATCCTGCCAATGCACCTGACTATAACCATCTTCTGGTACTTGGTGTAGCTCCTGAAAAAGCTCCGAATGAAAGTGAAACTATAACTCTTACCTTTAAAAAAGGTATCCCTGTTTCTCTTAATGGAAAGGAATTAAAACCTTCTGCTATTATAGATGAATTAAATAAAATTGGTGGTAAACATGGTATCGGTATTGTAGATATCGTTGAAAACCGTGTTGTAGGTATGAAATCCAGAGGTGTGTATGAAACTCCCGGCGGCACTATTTTGATGGAAGCACACGCACAACTTGAGGAATTGATTCTTGACAGGGCAACCTTAACCTGCAAAAAAGAAATCGGTAACAAATTTGCAGATGTGGTATATGAAGGAAAATGGTTTACACCTTTGCGCGAAGCACTTCAGGCTTTTGTAGATGTTACACAGGAATATGTAACCGGTGAAGTAAAGATAAAATTATATAAAGGAAATATCATCAAGCAGGGAACTACCTCCCCATACTCTTTATATAATGAAAGCATTGCATCCTTTACGACGGGTGATTTATATGATCATCACGACGCAGAAGGCTTTATCAACTTATTCGGTCTTTCCTTGAAAGTCCGTGCGATGAAAATGGCTGCTGCCGAGGCAGACAACAATAAATAG
- a CDS encoding putative heavy metal-binding protein, whose protein sequence is MGIIMIITTTPSIEGKNIIEYKGVVFGEVISGINFIKDFAAGLSNFFGGRSSTYEDELIQARENALREMESRARQLGADAIVGVDIDYEVLGSDNGMLMVTASGTAVRIN, encoded by the coding sequence ATGGGTATTATTATGATTATAACTACAACCCCTTCCATTGAAGGGAAAAACATTATCGAATATAAAGGAGTTGTTTTCGGAGAGGTAATTTCAGGTATAAACTTTATTAAGGATTTTGCAGCCGGTTTATCTAACTTTTTTGGAGGCCGTTCAAGTACTTATGAAGATGAATTGATTCAGGCACGTGAAAATGCCTTAAGAGAGATGGAAAGCCGTGCCAGACAACTTGGTGCAGACGCTATTGTAGGTGTTGACATTGACTATGAAGTGCTAGGTTCTGATAATGGAATGCTTATGGTAACAGCTTCAGGTACAGCCGTTAGAATCAATTAA
- a CDS encoding alpha/beta hydrolase, translated as MSGYIILGILFVFMFALFIACWLLSNIILKPKVIPYDTLLQKEIDEGRMKKELYDSWIKEDFIIKSRYGYDISCQLINNDKSKEQLENPTEKRKLAILCHGYTCGKYSSMIYADMFLQRGITVLAYDHRNHGLSGKASTTMGYYEKFDLQTVLDWCYEEYGANLAIVTHGESMGAATVLLHLAIDGRVRCTIADCGYSSLERLLKHQLKTNYHLPAFPFLHVAKLIVKLRTGFWIDDVEPWEGVVHSNVPIMFVHGAEDNYVPYTMSMDMYDMKKGKKEIYLAQGAGHAVSCQTNRKEYQDKLNQFLNKYYFTDNKF; from the coding sequence ATGTCAGGTTACATTATTTTAGGTATTTTATTTGTATTCATGTTTGCATTATTTATAGCCTGTTGGTTATTATCAAATATAATATTAAAGCCCAAGGTTATACCCTATGATACCTTACTGCAAAAGGAAATAGACGAAGGCAGAATGAAGAAAGAACTGTATGACAGTTGGATAAAAGAAGATTTTATTATAAAGTCAAGATATGGGTATGATATATCTTGTCAGTTAATTAACAATGATAAAAGCAAAGAGCAGCTTGAAAATCCGACTGAAAAGCGAAAATTAGCCATACTTTGCCATGGATATACTTGTGGTAAGTACAGCAGCATGATATATGCAGATATGTTTTTACAACGAGGCATTACCGTCCTGGCTTATGATCATAGAAACCATGGCTTAAGCGGTAAAGCCAGCACTACTATGGGATATTATGAAAAATTTGATTTGCAGACCGTTTTAGACTGGTGTTATGAAGAATATGGAGCAAATCTGGCTATTGTAACCCATGGAGAATCTATGGGAGCCGCAACGGTGCTTTTACATCTCGCAATTGACGGCAGAGTGCGCTGTACTATTGCCGATTGCGGTTATTCCTCTCTGGAACGTTTATTAAAGCATCAGCTAAAAACCAATTACCACTTACCGGCTTTCCCCTTTTTACACGTTGCAAAACTGATTGTTAAGTTAAGAACAGGATTTTGGATAGATGATGTGGAACCTTGGGAAGGTGTGGTACATAGCAATGTTCCAATTATGTTTGTCCATGGGGCGGAAGACAATTACGTTCCATATACCATGTCTATGGATATGTATGATATGAAAAAGGGAAAGAAAGAAATCTATCTTGCCCAAGGGGCGGGACATGCGGTTTCCTGCCAAACGAACAGGAAAGAATATCAGGATAAGCTTAATCAGTTTTTAAATAAATATTATTTTACGGATAACAAGTTCTGA
- a CDS encoding GGDEF domain-containing response regulator — translation MDKDIVLVVDDSEIICSIIKDILETPTLHIAIAHSGEESIVIAKQLRPTLILLDIIMNGIDGYETCRILKEDKETMDIPVIFITGNNDSDSVLRGFEVGAADYVSKPFIPEELKARVKVHMQNVKNQRELQILMQELKEMAITDYLTKVYNRRYFMDQLQLYVTQDMKNLSLILFDVDNFKKINDSYGHNTGDFVLVTISNIFRLLLREEDILSRWGGEEFMICLPDTDIPEAVFLANKLRNEVSKYYFRCDEFEFHCTVTGGVVLYDWEKTTEKNITEADQALYLGKSSGKNCCVSNYEVTG, via the coding sequence ATGGATAAAGACATTGTTTTAGTAGTTGATGATAGCGAAATTATATGCAGCATCATTAAAGATATCCTTGAAACACCAACACTGCATATAGCCATTGCCCATTCCGGCGAAGAAAGCATCGTTATCGCAAAACAACTCCGTCCAACGCTTATCCTGCTTGATATAATAATGAACGGTATTGACGGTTATGAAACCTGTCGAATTCTTAAAGAAGATAAAGAAACCATGGATATTCCTGTTATATTTATAACAGGCAACAACGATTCTGATTCAGTTCTTCGTGGCTTTGAAGTGGGGGCTGCTGATTATGTCTCTAAACCATTTATACCAGAGGAATTAAAGGCCCGTGTAAAAGTACACATGCAGAACGTGAAAAACCAGAGAGAACTACAAATTTTAATGCAGGAGCTTAAAGAAATGGCAATTACTGATTATTTAACAAAGGTATATAATCGTCGTTACTTTATGGATCAGCTCCAACTATACGTTACACAGGATATGAAAAACTTGTCTCTAATACTTTTTGATGTGGATAATTTCAAGAAAATTAATGACTCATATGGTCACAATACAGGTGATTTTGTATTAGTTACCATCTCTAATATCTTCCGCTTACTACTGCGCGAGGAAGATATCTTAAGCAGATGGGGCGGAGAGGAATTTATGATTTGCCTGCCTGATACAGATATACCGGAAGCTGTCTTCCTTGCCAATAAATTAAGAAATGAAGTTAGTAAATATTATTTTCGTTGCGATGAATTTGAATTTCATTGTACTGTTACCGGCGGAGTGGTTTTATATGACTGGGAAAAAACAACTGAAAAAAATATTACCGAGGCTGACCAAGCTTTATATCTAGGAAAATCCTCTGGTAAAAATTGCTGTGTATCAAATTATGAAGTTACTGGTTAA
- a CDS encoding Cof-type HAD-IIB family hydrolase, with the protein MAYEILVLDIDGTLTNSKKEITKQTEDAIMAIQERGHIVVLASGRPTPGIVPLAKKLRLSEYNGYILSYNGAKIINCKSGEVIYQKVLPKDIIPQLHAAALKHSVGIISYENDCVITDMEIDEYMDKEARLNGIAIRKIENFSTYITFDVNKCLMTGHGHVLEKIEPEMKKEFGHLLNIYRSEPFFLEIMPHNIDKAHSLSKLLEHLGLSKEQMISCGDGFNDLSMIQYAGMGVAMSNAQEIVKESADYITLSNDEDGVAHVIEKFILNV; encoded by the coding sequence ATGGCTTATGAAATACTGGTTTTAGATATAGATGGTACTTTGACTAATTCAAAAAAAGAAATTACAAAACAGACAGAAGATGCAATAATGGCTATTCAAGAAAGAGGACATATAGTTGTACTTGCATCCGGTCGTCCGACTCCTGGTATTGTTCCATTGGCTAAGAAGTTAAGACTTTCCGAATACAACGGCTATATTCTTTCATATAATGGTGCCAAAATAATAAACTGTAAATCCGGCGAGGTTATCTACCAAAAGGTTCTTCCTAAGGATATCATCCCACAGCTACATGCCGCAGCGCTTAAGCATTCTGTTGGTATAATTTCTTATGAAAATGACTGTGTAATAACAGATATGGAAATTGATGAATATATGGATAAAGAAGCCCGGTTAAACGGTATTGCTATTCGAAAGATAGAAAATTTTTCAACCTACATTACCTTTGATGTAAACAAATGTCTAATGACAGGACACGGACATGTTCTTGAAAAGATAGAACCTGAAATGAAAAAGGAATTTGGACATCTATTAAATATTTATCGTTCCGAACCTTTCTTCTTAGAAATAATGCCTCATAATATAGATAAAGCTCACTCTCTAAGCAAACTCTTAGAACACCTTGGCTTATCCAAGGAGCAAATGATAAGTTGTGGTGATGGTTTTAATGATTTATCGATGATTCAATATGCAGGTATGGGAGTTGCCATGTCAAATGCTCAGGAAATTGTCAAAGAATCAGCAGATTACATCACACTTTCCAATGATGAAGATGGAGTTGCCCACGTAATTGAAAAGTTCATTCTAAATGTATAG